Part of the Phragmites australis chromosome 23, lpPhrAust1.1, whole genome shotgun sequence genome is shown below.
CCAGCCGCCGGAGCTGATGGCCGAGCTCGTCGACGAGATCCTCCTCCGCCTACCTTCAGACGATCCCGCGTGCCTTGCCCGCGCCTCCCTCGTCTGCAAGCCCTGGTGCCACCTCCTCTCTGACCCTGCTTTCCTCCACCGCTACCGCGCCTTCCACAGGGCGCCTCCCCTGCTCGACTTCCTCGCTAACTTCCGCGATCACAGCGACCCCCGCTTCGTCCCCGTCTCCAGCACAGCGCCCTGCCCCTTTGACCGGCCGGGCTTCCACTACTCCCGCTGCCTGTGGGTCATGGACTGCCGCCATGGGCACGTCCTCCTCCACGAGGCGTCGGGCGACAGCGAGGGCCTCATTGCCTGGGACCCCATCACGGGCGACCGGTGTGCCTGGGACCCCATCGCGTGCGTGTACTCATCAAAGGCTGGCGCGTGGGGTGCGCCGGCTTCCCGTCACTTAGGCCTCGATTCGTACGTCAACATGAACCATGGCGCCCTCATCGGAGATGAGCTCTACTCCACACCTTTGCTGGGTGGCAGAATTTTGAAGTACGACATGGACAAGAATTGTTTATCCCCGATTGACCCTCCGGGGGACGACTACGGCGGGAACGTTGTTCTCATGCTGGCGGAGGACGGACCTTCACCTTTTGTTGCGGagaacttttacagtacacctaaatgagtgcataccgtccattttcttcatccggtggcTTAGATTggtccaatgatactctatcgcccatcagtatcatgggtatcattaaagagtatcatgggtatcataagggtaggattgaaaaaaaaaactatgataaatttgtaaattatatgtttaattagggaagatcaaaatgttagtttattcttcggataagctttcacttattctgttcattttatttattagggttttcaccctctgtcagtcggtcgatgatgggtggcgaaggtccgaagtccgatcagtcaatgacgtaattacccctaaaggtatcaagataattataataatacctactaaaatggatgattggatcacaacaatgatactcttcatcatttagtatcatggtgtactgtaaggTTCTCTTGTTGCGCAAGGTGAATTCAGAGGGAGTACCAGGATGGGTACAATGCAGGGTCGTCGAGCTTGAGCCACTGCTCCCCGTTGACATCCCGTGTAACCAAGCTAGTCTGATTGGTGTTGCTGAGGGTGTTGGTGTCATATTAATGAGCGTAAATGTCGTCGCGTTCATGGTTGAGCTCAAGTCAGGGAAAGTGAGGAAGGTAAGCGAAGCCGGGGACCACTATTCTGCCTTACCCTTCATGAGCTTCTGCACTCCAGGTTTGATGCTATCCTTTGATTATCTGTTATCCTGCACCGACAAAGTTTCCTTAGTTGGTTGGTTTTGGTTTGTGAATAATTAGCCATAATGTAAGTATTATTCATTATACCCACATATAGAGGATACTAGGCAATTTCTGTGCTAGAGCAAACTGAATATATGGCATTGGAGGATCACACGCGATTTTGGTAGGTTTTGACTTGTTAAGGACCATGAATTGATGGAATTAGTACCAGTACATAACTCATTAACTTTTAAATGCTGAGTTTTTTTTCGAATGGGGTTTAAATTCTGAGTTTGtttggtgtattttttttttcagattggGGGTAGATTGTCATCGCCAGCGAGGACTTGATGATTTCTAATGTGCCGCTCAACAGTAAGACCTGGCAAAATGGACGAATCCACCATCTTGAGTCTGCTGCTACTGGCATCTTGCAGAGCCGCTACTTTCAAGTAGTTTCTGTTGTGTTGAACAGTTCGAGTACGAATGGTGCAAGTCATTATGGCAAATTATGGTTCATTTTGTTGAATTTGTCCAGGTCTTTGTAATATCTCAAAACAAAATAATTAGCTTGGTGTTAGATGGGCCTAATAGGCTAAGGGTGAGAGTAACCTAGGCCTAACTAGAGTCCGTTTCGTGGGAGGTGAGGAAACCTAATTACCCTACCTCACGTCTCTGCCAAAACGGTTTGCTCTCTTCAATCGTGCGTCATCGACAGAGGAAACAACAAGAGGCGGCGCTGCAGTCCCGTCGTCCTCGTCGCTAGGGTAGGGCACGAGCACACTACCTTGCATGTCCTTCGTGCAAATCACTGCGAAAGAATAAGTTGTTGCTGCTTCTCCTTTGTGTTGGCCGTTGATCGCTATTGGAGAACGGAATCGGATCCTCTGACGCTGGTGGAGAAATGTCAGAGGTGCACAATAAAATGTGAGAGGTGGTACAGTTATCTGACGTTACATAGTAGTGAATTTTAACTGTTTATTAAAATACTGTAGCGATTTTAATCatcaaagtactgtagcaccatATCTCATCTATCCATTTACGATCGGACGGCTCAAAACTGCTCAACTACCCTTTGAAGTTAAAATCCATCAACATCAGAGGATCTCAATCCTCGAAGAACGGGAGGCAGAGCAGCACACGAGAGGCAGAGTAGCAAGGGGATCGTGCTCTCCGTAGGTAATGAATTCTAATCCGTTTCTTTTATGTTTCCTTCGTCAAGCGCTGGATTAGGCCTGGAAATTAGGGTTAAATCGCGTTGGAAGTCTGGCTGCTCGCGTGCACTGTCGCGTTGGAAGTGATGGCCGGGGTGTTACAGTCTTTTAATCATTAAATGCCATTGTAGAACCAGAAATTCGCTCATCCAAATCAATTCAGACATGCTACCATACCACATATTTCAGTAAGTTCAGTTTGGTTGTTTTCATCTGTCGTCTTTTTGGTCACACCTACTCTGACAATTAAGTATTAAACATTTTTTgtttcaagttttttttattttattttggcaTTGCATAATCAGTTAGTTACAACAGTAAAAATGAAGCATATACCGGATGGGCAGTGGAAGCAGGTGATTGTGGTGGAACTATAGGAAGCTTGTGCTGCTGTCTGCAGCTCGTTCCAGGTTCACGTTTTCAGTATCATCGATGACGTTAATCCTAGCAGATCATCACAAATAAAGTGCACTGAACTGAACCAATTCCCGCATTCATATTTTAGCCACCTACACGAGACCGACAATTTCTATGACATACTCAGAGCACACACTTCAAATAATCATCCACAGATTTATATGATAGAGTATCCTAGGTCAAGGAAAAGAATGTTTCTTCTTACGATACGTATTTAGACATGGAGCAAGAGCATTAACCCAAAAAACGAAATTAGTTCTCGAGCATGCTGTTGTTTCcgccaaaagaaaaaaaggttcAGTGCAGATTATATATTCAAGCAATTgcttttccaaagaaaacttcGTATCATGTCTACTGTATAAAGCATAGTTGTTTCTCGCGTCATCTCTTATCCCTATCTTTCTtcaatctaataaaaatctctaaaattcaagtaatttacttatttttatCATCACTCTCGTCCTTTAGTCTTTCCATCTCGTTACCGGTTATAGATATATGACCCGttttacaaataaaaataaataaataaattaggagaaaaattagTGGATAATCCTCTCCTCTTTTTTCAGATCCTATCTGAAATCAAATTACAACATCGCTCTTGACATATTTATTCGGTGGTGTATCCGTAATATATCCACATCTATATACATTGAATTTATACTTGATATtactatatataatatttatattttcgttataACGCACGAATTATTAACTAGTCCAAAGGTATATATGGCATGCATACTCAAGAAACCCGCGTGGCGAACAGGTTCGCTGGTAGTTCCTGCTGTTGTGCACCAACCTATTTTCACGATCTTTCGCTCTTGAATATAATAGGTTATAAAATTAAAGCCATGAACTAAAAATTCTCTGAAGTGCAATTTCAGATGTGAAATACACAAAAGATGATTTAGATAGCGGTATCAAAGCGAAGCATGGGAGCAGCATCGTCTCACTCTTCCTCATACTCAGAATCTGTGCTCTGGAGCCACTCCACAAACGACAAAGCATTCTCCACGACCTGGGAGTTCTTGCCACCGGCAACGTCTGTACCGTACCACTGTACAACGGTTTCTTCCTCGAGGACATCTCCGAAGTAGATGGCTCTCAGTACAAGGGGGACCTCCTTCAGGGCCTCGGTGCTGGACGCCAAACACTTCAATAGCCTGGAGCAGCAGGGCCTGGGATCCCTCGTCGGGCATAGCAGCAGCAAGgtacttcttgttcttcacgaCCTTCTTCTCAAACAGGGGCGGAGTCAAATGGGGGGTTACCATCCGGAAACATTTGAGAGCTTTCCAAACCTCtcctataattttttagtaTAGAAGAGaaataagaagagaaaaagagaaagaggaagaaggagagaaaaaaagatgagagaaagaaagaagttAAACCTCTTCTAACATGTGACTCTGGCTCCGCCACTGTTCTCAAACCTTTTGGCCACGCCATCAAGGAGCGCCTCAAAGAGGGCGTTCATCACGTCTTGGGAAGGCAGGATTGAGGAGGAAAGCATGCCTAGTTTTGAGCTGAGATTCTGTGGCAGCATTTCCCAAGCTAGCCTTGATCTCTTTAACCAGTTCATCGTAAGGATTGCTTCCAGCAATGGTTTGTTTGTCATCAGCGCTATCTTGATGTTTTGAGGATCCCTTCACAGAGACATCTTTAAGGGGCGCCtgtttcttcttattcttctcaGACTCATCAGTGGAAAGCATAACCATTTCTGCAGTTGCTGCACTCAGTTGCTCCTGCATCCGTTGTGTTGTTTCGCTGCCTCTAGTGAGGTTTCAGTCTGCCACTGCACAAGTGCACATCATCATCGTCGTTGTCGTCCTCATCTGCGCCACTTACATTGTCACCATCTCGATTGCGAGTTGGTGAGGTCGAATGATCGTCATCagaaccaccaccaccaccacatccAGCCTTATTCTTTGCAGCAGCACCTTTTGTAGTTGACTCCTTGTATTTCTTCCGCATCCTTatttagtttcttcttctcctcatcatGTCTTCGCGTGGCCTTCTTGTCTTTTCCTCTCTGGTGCATTCTTGAGGATAAAAGTCGTGAGCTTGTCCCTCATGTCAACATCTGAGGCAAAGCCGCAGGCAGCTCGTTTCAGTGATATCATATGGGTCTTAGAGATGAGAATATTGGTATCAAGGTTGCCACATCCATAACACTGTACATACTTCTTGATGAAGTTCTCAAGGAGACCTGTCAGCTTTGCAGTGTCATGAGCCCCATTAACCAATGAAGTTCCTGTCTTCTCATCAAACTTAGATTGTGCCCCAAGTTCACATCCGAAGTACTTTGTTGTGTAGGATTGTGCCCCAAGTTCACATCCGAAGTacattatataaaatataatgtcgttgcattatattttatatgaaggaagttttttttaaaaaaatactgaaatgAGCCGTATGAACATGGTGATTCACCCATCACGTTAataaaaagcttaacatgcaaacacatttttttgacgtatcttaagagg
Proteins encoded:
- the LOC133906008 gene encoding uncharacterized protein LOC133906008, producing MAPPRQPPELMAELVDEILLRLPSDDPACLARASLVCKPWCHLLSDPAFLHRYRAFHRAPPLLDFLANFRDHSDPRFVPVSSTAPCPFDRPGFHYSRCLWVMDCRHGHVLLHEASGDSEGLIAWDPITGDRCAWDPIACVYSSKAGAWGAPASRHLGLDSYVNMNHGALIGDELYSTPLLGGRILKYDMDKNCLSPIDPPGDDYGGNVVLMLAEDGPSPFVAENFYSTPK